In Bradyrhizobium sp. WBOS07, the genomic window ACAACAACGTGCTCGACAAACCAGCCCCCACCTCGACCGTTCACAGCTCCGGCCCGCTCTCGGGCTTCCGCATCGTCGAATTCGCCGGCATCGGGCCCGGCCCGTTCGCCTGCATGATGCTGGCGGACATGGGCGCCGACGTCGTCACGCTCGACCGCGTCGGTGCGAAGAAGAACATGAAGTCGGTGGCGGGTCGCGGCCGCAAGGTGATCGAGCTCGACCTCAAGGACAAGGCGGCGATCGCGCAAGTGCTCGATCTGCTCGCGAGCGCCGATGCGCTGGTCGAGGGTTTTCGGCCCGGCGTGATGGAGCGACTCGGCCTTGGGCCGGACGTCGTGCTCGCGCGCAACCCCAAGCTGGTTTATGGCCGCATGACCGGCTGGGGCCAGGAAGGCCCGCTCGCCAACGCTGCCGGCCACGACATCAATTACATCTCGATCACCGGCGCACTCGCCGCCATCGGCACGAAGGAAGCGCCGGTGCCGCCGCTCAATCTGGTCGGCGATTTCGGCGGCGGCGCGCTCTATCTCGTCGTCGGCGTTCTCGCCGCGCTGCTGGACGCGCAGAGATCAGGCAAGGGCCAGGTCGTCGACGCCGCGATGTGCGACGGCGCGGCCTCGCTGATGTCGTTCTTCTTCGACATGACCAATATGGGGCGCTGGACCGAGGGGCGCGACCAGAACTTCCTCGACGGCGGCGCGCATTTCTACGGCGTCTATGAATGCGCCTGCGGTCATTTCATCTCAATCGGCTCGATCGAGCCGCAATTCTACGCGCTGCTGCGCCAGCATGCCGGCCTGACCGACGCCGATTTCGACGCGCAGATGAACCCCAAGGCGTGGCCGGCGCTGAAGGAGAAGCTCAAGGCGGTGTTCAAGAGCAAGACGCGCGAGGATTGGTGCAAGATCATGGAAGGCACCGACATCTGCTTCGCGCCGGTGCTGACCATGTCGGAGGCGACAAGGCATCCGCACATGGTCGCCCGCAACGTGTTCATCGAGCGCCACGGCGTGAAGCAGCCCGGTCCCGCACCGCGCTTCTCGCGCACGCCCTCGGCGGTGCGCGAGCCGGAGCCGGCGGAGATCGCCGCGGTGACGACGGCCTGGAAGACGGGACGCTCCTGAGGGTCCGGCGGAAATCGAGGGAACTACGTCATTCGCGATCTCCGCGCGATCTGCGATGATCGCGGTCGATCCCGGAGATTTGCCATGGCCCTCCAGCTTCGGCCGAATTGCGAATATTGCGACCGCGACCTGCCGCCAACCGCGACGGACGCCCGGATCTGCTCCTACGAATGCACGTTCTGCGCGGACTGCGTCGAGACCAAGCTGTCCAACGTCTGCCCGAATTGTGGCGGCGGCTTTGCGCCGCGCCCGATCAGACCGACGCAGGAATGGCGGCCGGGCGTCTGCACCGCGAAGCAGGCGCCGTCCGACAAGCGGGTGCATCTGAAATACAGCCTCAAGGACGTCGCCGCGCATTGCGCGCGCATCAAGGACGTGCCGCCGGAGAGACGATAGGTCTCGTAGGGTGGGCAAAGGCGCTCTTGCGCCGTGCCCACGTGACAGACAGCGTGGGCACGCATCCGACTTCGCTCTTCGAGCGAAGCGGAGGCTTTGCCCACCCTACGAGACCTCGCGCGCGGCCTACTCCGCCGGCAGAATCGTCCCCTCGACCTCGCCGAAGCCGACGCGGTAGCCGTTGCCCTGGCACCAGCCGCGCATGATGAGGCTGTCGCCGTCCTCCAGGAACGAGCGCTTGGTGCCGCCGGGAAGCTCGACCGGCTCGGTGCCGTTCCAGCTGATCTCGAGCAGGCTGCCGCGCTGGTTCTTCTCCGGGCCGGAGATGGTGCCGCTGCCGAGGAGATCGCCAACATTCATGGCGCAGCCTGAGGAGGCGTGGTGCATCAGCTGCTGCACCGAGGACCAGTACATGTACTTGAAATTGGTGTGGCTGATGCTGGCGGGCGCGTTGGCGCCGGCGGCGCGCAAGGCGACGTCGAGCTCGACATCGTAATTCTGCGGCTTGCTCTGCTTGAGATAATCGAGCGGCACCGGCTCCTGCTCCGGTCCCTTCAGCCGGAACGGCTCCAGCGCCTCGCGCGTCACCACCCAGGGGCTGATCGAGGTCGCGAAGGCCTTGGCGAGGAACGGGCCGAGCGGCACATATTCCCATTGCTGGATGTCGCGCGCGCTCCAGTCGTTGAGCAGCACGAAGCCGAAGATCATCTCCTCCGCCTGTTGCTCGCCAAGCATGCCGCCCATCGGCGAGGGCTGGCCGATCACGACGCCCATCTCCAGCTCGAAATCGAGCCGCTTGCACGGCGCAAAGCTCGGCACCTCCACATTGGGCGGTTTCAGCTGCCCGCGCGGGCGCTTCACCTGGGTGCCGGAGACCACGACCGTCGATGCGCGGCCGTTATAGGCGATCGGCATATGCAGCCAGTTCGGTTGCAGGGCGTTGTCCTTGCCGCGGAACATCACCCCGACATTGGTGGCGTGCTCCCTGGAGGAATAGAAATCTGTGTAGCCGGAGACGGCGAACGGCAGATGCAGCCTGGCATCGGCCATCGGCACCAACGCCTGCTTGCGCAGCTCCTCGTTGTCGCGCAGCTCCGGATGATCGTGGCGCAACAGCTCGCTGATCCGTGCCCGCGTCCTGGCCCAGACCTTCGGCCCCAGCGCCATGAAGGGGTTGAGCGACGCCCCGGAGAACACGCCGAGCGGACCGACGTCGAGCCGGGAATCCTGCTCGAGCACCCAGAGATCGAGCACGTAATCGCCGATCGCGACGCCGACGCGCGGGGTCGGATTGGCCGCGGTCGAGAACACGCCGTAGGGCAGGTTCTGGATCGGGAAGTCGGACGAAGGATCGACCTCGATGAAGGAGCGGAGGCTGGGGTCGTTGGGGTGGGGCATGGGTTTCCTGCCGGATATCTTCTGACGGTTTCTCCACCGTCATTCCGGGGCGCGCGGAGCGCGAGCCCGGAATCCATACTCACGATCGTGGCTATGGATTCCGGGCCTGCGCCTTCGGCGCATCCCGGAATGACGCAGTAACTACGGCTTGCTCGGATCGAACTTCTTCTCCAGGCCCTTCCAGCAATCCGCATAATCGTCCTGCAGCGTGGACGCGTTGGCCGCATGCGCGGTGACGCGCTGCGGGAAGCGGGTCTCGAACATGAAGGCCATGGTGCCGGTCAGCTTCACCGGCTTCAATTCGCCATTGCTGGCGTGCTCGAAGGCGTCGCGGTCGGGGCCGTGCGGCAGCATGCAATTGTGCAGGCTCATGCCACCGGGGACGAAGCCTTGCGGCTTGGCGTCGTAGACGCCGTAGATCAGGCCCATGAACTCGCTCATGATGTTCATGTGGTACCAGGGCGGGCGGAAGGTGTTGTCGGCCACCATCCAGCGCTCAGGGAAGATCACGAAGTCGATGTTCGCGGTGCCCGCGGTCTCCGACGGCGAGGTCAGCACCGTGAAGATCGAGGGATCGGGATGATCGAAGCCGATCGCGCCGACCGGCGAGAAGGTACGCAGATCATATTTGTAAGGCGCGTAATTGCCGTGCCAGGCGACGACGTCGATCGGCGAATGCGGCAATTGCGTCCTGAACAGCGAACCGCCCCATTTCACGAACAGCTCGGTCGGCGTGTCCTTGTCCTCGTAATGCGCGACCGGCGTGAGGAAATCGCGCGCATTGGCGAGGCAATTGGCGCCGATCGGGCCGCGCTCCGGCAGCGTCAACGCACCGCCGTAATTCTCGCAGAGATAGCCGCGCGCCGGGCCGTTCGGAATCTCGACGCGGAACTTGACGCCGCGCGGGATCACCACGATCTCGCCGGGCTCGGCATCGATGCGGCCGAACTCGGTGACGAGCCGAAGATTGCCCTGCTGCAGCACGAACATCAGCTCGCCGTCGGCATTGTAGAAATGCTGGTCCACCATCGACTTGGTGATGAGGTAGACATGCGCGGCCATGCCGGCCTGCGTGTTGACATCGCCGGCGGTTGTCATGGTCTGCACGCCCTGCACGAAGGTGACGTCCTCCTTCGGCAGCGGTGTCGGATCCCAGCGCAGCTGCGCGATCGGCAAATCGTATTCGTGGCACGGCGCCGAGCGCCACAGCCCGGCATCGACCTTCTCGAACCGTCCGGAATGCTTCACCGAGGGGCGGATGCGGTAGAGCCAGGAGCGCTCGTTGCTGCCGCGCGGCGCGGTGAAGGGCGAGCCGGACAATTGCTCGGCATAGAGCCCGTAGGCGCAGCGCTGCGGCGAGTTGCGTCCGATCGGCAGCGCGCCGGGCAGCGCCTCGGTCTCAAAGCTGTTGCCGAAGCCGGACATGTAGCCCGGCGTCACCTGCGCCGAGCTGCGGATGATCTGATCGGGCGAGGCGTTGATGTTCATGACTATCCTCCTCCTTGCAGGGCGGCCCACATCTCCTGGTCGCGCTTGTCGGTCCAGATCACGGGATCGTCGATCCCCGACGCCTCGTCATAGGCGCGCGACACGTTGAACGGCAGGCAGTGCTCGTAGATGGCGAAGCTGGAGAACTTCGGATCCATCACCTCGCGCGTCGCCGCCATCGATTCCTTCAAGCTGCGGCCCCTGGCGACGGAGATCTCGGCGGCGCCGTAGAGCGAGGTGACGAAATCGCGCGTCATCGCGATGGCCTCGCGCACCGTGGCGGTGCCCTTCAGCGCGTCGCCGCGGCCCGGCGCGATGGCCTTGGGATTGAAGTTCCGGATTTCGTTCAGCGTCATCGGCCATTCGCGCAAATGCGCATCGCCGCAATAGCAGGCCGAGTGATATTCGATCAGGTCGCCGGAGAACATGACCTCGGCATCCGGCACCCAGGCGACGATGTCGCCCGAGGTGTGGCCGGCTCCGAGCTGCATCAGCCGCACCTCGCGCTTGCCGAGAAAGATCGACATCTCGCCCTCGAAGGTCAGCGTCGGCCAGGTCAGGCCGGGGATGCTCTGCGCGTCCTGGAACAGACGCGGGAAGCGGCCGTATTCGGAATCCCAGTCCTGCTTGCCGCGCTCGGCGATCAGCCGATAGGTCTCCTGCGAGGCGACGATGCCCTGCGCCTTGTAGGCCGAGGCCCCCAGCACCCGCACGGCGTGATAATGCGACAGCACGACATATTTGATCGGCTTGTCGGTGACGGCACGCACGCGCTCGATCACCTTGTTCGCCATCGCCGGCGTCGCCTGCGCGTCGAACACCAGGCAGCCGTCGTCGCCGACGATGACGGCGGTGTTCGGGTCGCCCTCGGCGGTAAAGGCATAGAGATCGGTGCCGATCTCGGAGAAGGTGATCTTCTTCTCGGTGAGATCGCCGGTGGATGCGAAGTTCTTCGCCATCAATTCGTCCTTTGAGTCCTGAGGTTATTGCTGCTGTTGTTGCTGCTGCTGGCCGTCGATCATGCGGCGCTTGGCGAGCCCGATCGCCTCGCGCAGCACGTCGATGTCGCCGATATGGTTGGCGAGGACCAGCACCAGCGCCGCGTCGAGATCGGCGCTCTGCTCCTCGGTGAGCCCGCGATGCGCTTCGACGACGGCGCGAAAGGCATCGTCAGGCCGCGCGAAATTGGAGTCGGTGGAGAGCGGCATGCAAACCTCGATTCAAGCTGTCAATTCAAACCTTGAGCGCGCGACAGCGCTGCAGCGACGGCTTCGCGTGTGGGATGACGGAAGCGCGCCGTGACGTAGCCGTCGGGCCTGAGCAGATAGGCCGTGCCGGGCCCAGCATCATAGCGCTTGGCGACGAGGCCGGAGGGATCGGCAAGCCCGCCCTGACCGCCGATCCGGATCGCCTTGACGCCGGCGGGCGGATCAATCGCGGCGCCATTGCTGAACGACAGCAGGGTGAAGTCCGTTCCACCCTTGCGGAATGCATCCGTCAGGTAGGCCTGCCCGGCGATCGGCGCATCGAGCATGGAGCAGCCGGGAGGCGGCCCGCCGTGCCAGGCATCGGCATCCGGCGACGACAACGGGGAGTCGTAGCTGCACGGCACCGACAGCCGGCCGCCATTGACCATGCGCTTGCCGAACTCGGTCTCCTTGGCGAGCGACAGCACGGCCTTGCGCAGCCGCGCTTCCTGATGCGAGTTCGGCGCCATGAAGTCGGTGGAGCGGGTCGATTGGCGGATGTTCTCGTCGGCCGCCATGCTGCGCTCGGCATGATAGCTTTCGAGCAGGCTCGCCGGCGACGTGCC contains:
- a CDS encoding CaiB/BaiF CoA-transferase family protein yields the protein MLDKPAPTSTVHSSGPLSGFRIVEFAGIGPGPFACMMLADMGADVVTLDRVGAKKNMKSVAGRGRKVIELDLKDKAAIAQVLDLLASADALVEGFRPGVMERLGLGPDVVLARNPKLVYGRMTGWGQEGPLANAAGHDINYISITGALAAIGTKEAPVPPLNLVGDFGGGALYLVVGVLAALLDAQRSGKGQVVDAAMCDGAASLMSFFFDMTNMGRWTEGRDQNFLDGGAHFYGVYECACGHFISIGSIEPQFYALLRQHAGLTDADFDAQMNPKAWPALKEKLKAVFKSKTREDWCKIMEGTDICFAPVLTMSEATRHPHMVARNVFIERHGVKQPGPAPRFSRTPSAVREPEPAEIAAVTTAWKTGRS
- a CDS encoding DUF1272 domain-containing protein, whose product is MALQLRPNCEYCDRDLPPTATDARICSYECTFCADCVETKLSNVCPNCGGGFAPRPIRPTQEWRPGVCTAKQAPSDKRVHLKYSLKDVAAHCARIKDVPPERR
- the fahA gene encoding fumarylacetoacetase, which gives rise to MPHPNDPSLRSFIEVDPSSDFPIQNLPYGVFSTAANPTPRVGVAIGDYVLDLWVLEQDSRLDVGPLGVFSGASLNPFMALGPKVWARTRARISELLRHDHPELRDNEELRKQALVPMADARLHLPFAVSGYTDFYSSREHATNVGVMFRGKDNALQPNWLHMPIAYNGRASTVVVSGTQVKRPRGQLKPPNVEVPSFAPCKRLDFELEMGVVIGQPSPMGGMLGEQQAEEMIFGFVLLNDWSARDIQQWEYVPLGPFLAKAFATSISPWVVTREALEPFRLKGPEQEPVPLDYLKQSKPQNYDVELDVALRAAGANAPASISHTNFKYMYWSSVQQLMHHASSGCAMNVGDLLGSGTISGPEKNQRGSLLEISWNGTEPVELPGGTKRSFLEDGDSLIMRGWCQGNGYRVGFGEVEGTILPAE
- the hmgA gene encoding homogentisate 1,2-dioxygenase — protein: MNINASPDQIIRSSAQVTPGYMSGFGNSFETEALPGALPIGRNSPQRCAYGLYAEQLSGSPFTAPRGSNERSWLYRIRPSVKHSGRFEKVDAGLWRSAPCHEYDLPIAQLRWDPTPLPKEDVTFVQGVQTMTTAGDVNTQAGMAAHVYLITKSMVDQHFYNADGELMFVLQQGNLRLVTEFGRIDAEPGEIVVIPRGVKFRVEIPNGPARGYLCENYGGALTLPERGPIGANCLANARDFLTPVAHYEDKDTPTELFVKWGGSLFRTQLPHSPIDVVAWHGNYAPYKYDLRTFSPVGAIGFDHPDPSIFTVLTSPSETAGTANIDFVIFPERWMVADNTFRPPWYHMNIMSEFMGLIYGVYDAKPQGFVPGGMSLHNCMLPHGPDRDAFEHASNGELKPVKLTGTMAFMFETRFPQRVTAHAANASTLQDDYADCWKGLEKKFDPSKP
- a CDS encoding MBL fold metallo-hydrolase, with the translated sequence MAKNFASTGDLTEKKITFSEIGTDLYAFTAEGDPNTAVIVGDDGCLVFDAQATPAMANKVIERVRAVTDKPIKYVVLSHYHAVRVLGASAYKAQGIVASQETYRLIAERGKQDWDSEYGRFPRLFQDAQSIPGLTWPTLTFEGEMSIFLGKREVRLMQLGAGHTSGDIVAWVPDAEVMFSGDLIEYHSACYCGDAHLREWPMTLNEIRNFNPKAIAPGRGDALKGTATVREAIAMTRDFVTSLYGAAEISVARGRSLKESMAATREVMDPKFSSFAIYEHCLPFNVSRAYDEASGIDDPVIWTDKRDQEMWAALQGGG
- a CDS encoding DUF2783 domain-containing protein; this encodes MPLSTDSNFARPDDAFRAVVEAHRGLTEEQSADLDAALVLVLANHIGDIDVLREAIGLAKRRMIDGQQQQQQQQ